Proteins encoded by one window of Candidatus Hydrogenedens sp.:
- a CDS encoding SEL1-like repeat protein, whose product MYNLGVMYYNGRGVPQDYGKARECFGKAVKRGDADAVDNLKSLKGKKRK is encoded by the coding sequence ATGTATAATTTAGGTGTGATGTATTATAATGGTCGGGGTGTTCCGCAGGATTATGGTAAGGCAAGGGAATGTTTTGGGAAGGCGGTAAAGCGAGGCGATGCTGATGCTGTGGATAATTTAAAATCGCTTAAAGGAAAAAAGAGA